The following are encoded in a window of candidate division WOR-3 bacterium genomic DNA:
- a CDS encoding efflux RND transporter permease subunit — protein sequence MRLSDAAIRRPVTTAMIAVGLLVFGLIGVTRMPVDVYPDVALPMVVIATFYPGAGPLEVESEISSPIEQRVGTISNVKDITSRSLENLSIVQMQFEWGTDLDAASADVRDRLDMAASLLPDDATRPFILKFDPSMMPVVQMGMYGDIDPMTLRDVAEDFADGLQRAPGVAAVSVAGGTRRQVQIQIDLRKLAASGITNEQLVQTLKAQNLNYPVGALSDLERRYLIRLIGEYSDLQAVRNTVIGTKGNSPILLQDVAEVAWLPEESEARARYNGQNCVFIVVQRRPDANTVRVAQAVKHEIHRLRRTLPAGVDVNVFFDSSLQVNRSISNVTTNIIIGGILAVMVLFVFLRRFRATMFVAFSIPVSIFFAVFFMYIFGFSVNILSMAGLAIAVGMVVDNGIVAFESIFRHREEGDDPLRAASVGTSEIAMAITASTLTTVVVFLPMLLVSGLLQVFFKELVWAVVGSLLASLAVALTLIPMLSSRFLKMPAPGTSATGLRAWTERLYTALEQRYGRILGWAVHHRRVVVFVAVLLFLVSLALLPFIGREFMPAQESWFHTVTAEMPVGTSAEKTDSAITRLERYIRTTWGEELEGISVQVGGSTNVFSAIFGSSGSNIGTMNLILRERARRKHSIAEIDQGIRREAATIPGLRVRTEERSLATFMGGTAPVEIDITGHDLATADSLTRMVISAIDTIPGLVDIRSSREPGKPEIQLVVDRQKAALYGLTPYQIGAALRTQIEGNAATQFRLAGREYDILLRLRPDQRNSITDILGLVVNGPMGAVPLRNLVVVRSGTSPLVIEHRNTARIVRITGKNVGKSSGQLAQEVGRAVRAIPIPPGFDMRLSGSYEDMVRTFKDLGLVVVVALMLVYMVMASQFESFRDPFIIMFTVPFALIGVLWTLFITKTALSVTSGLGVLVLTGIVVNNGIVYIDYTRQLRARGMSLIDAVKEAGRVRLRPILMTSLTTIFGLLPLALQIGEGSELWSPLGRAIIGGMVVSTFLPLVFVPVLYVIFETRSERSRLRKQGPVAGD from the coding sequence ATGAGACTATCTGACGCTGCCATCCGCCGACCGGTCACGACGGCGATGATTGCCGTCGGCCTTCTTGTGTTCGGACTCATCGGCGTGACCCGCATGCCGGTTGATGTCTATCCGGACGTGGCCCTGCCGATGGTGGTCATTGCCACCTTCTACCCTGGTGCCGGTCCGCTCGAAGTCGAATCAGAAATTTCCTCCCCCATTGAGCAACGCGTTGGCACCATTTCCAACGTCAAAGACATCACCTCGCGCTCGCTCGAGAATCTATCTATCGTTCAGATGCAGTTTGAATGGGGCACCGACCTTGACGCTGCCTCGGCAGACGTACGTGACCGGCTTGACATGGCCGCTTCGCTCTTGCCTGACGATGCGACAAGGCCGTTCATCCTCAAATTTGACCCGTCCATGATGCCCGTTGTTCAGATGGGAATGTACGGCGACATTGACCCGATGACACTGCGCGACGTCGCCGAGGACTTCGCCGATGGACTCCAGCGTGCGCCAGGCGTTGCCGCAGTTTCAGTTGCAGGTGGCACCCGGCGCCAGGTCCAGATTCAGATTGACCTTCGCAAACTTGCGGCCTCAGGCATAACCAACGAGCAGCTTGTCCAGACACTCAAGGCCCAGAATCTCAACTATCCGGTTGGTGCGCTCTCCGACCTCGAACGCCGCTATCTCATCCGGCTGATCGGCGAGTACTCTGACCTGCAGGCGGTGCGCAACACCGTGATTGGGACGAAAGGCAATTCGCCCATTCTTCTCCAGGACGTGGCCGAAGTCGCTTGGCTCCCTGAAGAAAGTGAGGCCCGTGCCCGCTACAACGGTCAGAACTGTGTCTTCATTGTCGTCCAGCGTCGGCCTGATGCCAACACGGTGCGGGTAGCACAGGCAGTCAAACACGAAATCCATCGTCTCCGCCGCACGCTCCCGGCAGGCGTGGACGTGAACGTCTTCTTTGATTCTTCCCTTCAGGTGAACCGCTCCATCTCCAACGTCACTACCAATATCATCATTGGTGGCATTCTCGCCGTCATGGTTCTCTTCGTTTTCCTACGTCGTTTCCGGGCGACGATGTTTGTCGCCTTCTCCATTCCGGTCTCCATCTTCTTCGCGGTATTCTTCATGTACATCTTCGGCTTCTCGGTAAACATTCTCTCCATGGCCGGCCTGGCCATCGCCGTCGGCATGGTCGTTGATAATGGCATCGTTGCCTTCGAGAGCATTTTCCGCCACCGGGAGGAGGGGGACGACCCGCTCCGGGCAGCAAGTGTCGGCACCAGTGAGATTGCAATGGCGATTACCGCCTCCACCCTTACGACCGTAGTTGTGTTCCTGCCAATGCTTCTGGTTTCCGGCCTGCTCCAGGTATTCTTCAAGGAACTCGTCTGGGCTGTCGTCGGCTCACTCCTCGCCTCACTTGCTGTTGCCCTGACGCTTATCCCGATGCTCTCCAGCCGGTTTCTCAAGATGCCAGCTCCCGGAACAAGCGCAACCGGTCTGCGCGCCTGGACCGAACGGCTATATACCGCGCTTGAACAGCGCTACGGCAGAATACTCGGCTGGGCCGTACATCACCGCCGGGTTGTAGTTTTCGTTGCCGTTCTGCTGTTTCTGGTGAGCCTGGCTCTTCTCCCCTTCATCGGCCGGGAGTTCATGCCCGCGCAAGAAAGCTGGTTTCATACCGTGACCGCTGAGATGCCGGTAGGCACATCGGCTGAGAAAACCGACTCTGCGATCACCCGGCTGGAACGATACATCAGGACGACATGGGGTGAAGAACTTGAAGGTATCTCGGTTCAGGTAGGCGGAAGTACGAATGTGTTTTCCGCCATCTTTGGCAGCAGTGGCTCCAATATTGGAACGATGAACCTGATCCTCAGGGAGCGGGCCAGACGCAAGCATTCCATCGCTGAGATTGATCAAGGCATCCGCCGCGAGGCCGCGACGATTCCCGGTCTTAGAGTGCGTACCGAAGAACGTTCCCTCGCCACCTTCATGGGTGGCACAGCTCCGGTTGAAATAGACATCACTGGACACGACCTTGCAACCGCTGACTCGCTCACGCGCATGGTCATTTCCGCCATTGACACGATACCCGGACTCGTTGACATCCGTTCGAGTCGCGAACCAGGCAAGCCTGAAATCCAGCTCGTTGTGGACCGACAGAAAGCTGCACTCTACGGATTGACCCCGTACCAGATCGGCGCCGCGCTGCGGACCCAAATAGAAGGCAACGCCGCTACTCAGTTCCGTCTGGCCGGACGGGAATACGACATTCTGCTACGACTCCGACCTGACCAGCGCAATTCTATCACCGATATCCTCGGGCTTGTAGTCAACGGACCGATGGGCGCGGTGCCGCTCCGAAACTTAGTAGTGGTACGCTCCGGTACGAGCCCACTAGTAATCGAACACAGAAACACAGCCCGCATAGTACGCATAACCGGAAAGAATGTGGGCAAGTCATCGGGCCAGCTTGCCCAGGAAGTAGGCCGGGCGGTACGTGCCATTCCGATTCCGCCCGGGTTTGATATGCGACTCTCCGGCTCCTATGAAGACATGGTCCGAACTTTCAAAGACCTGGGTCTAGTCGTAGTTGTTGCGCTCATGCTGGTGTACATGGTCATGGCCTCCCAGTTCGAATCGTTCCGCGACCCGTTCATCATCATGTTCACCGTACCGTTCGCTCTTATCGGTGTACTATGGACTCTATTCATCACGAAAACCGCCCTGTCAGTAACATCCGGTCTAGGGGTACTTGTTCTTACCGGCATCGTAGTAAACAACGGCATCGTTTACATTGACTACACGAGACAACTCAGAGCCAGGGGCATGTCACTTATTGACGCCGTCAAGGAGGCAGGCCGGGTCCGGCTGCGGCCGATTCTCATGACCTCGCTGACCACGATTTTTGGACTGTTGCCGCTTGCGCTTCAGATCGGTGAAGGTTCTGAGCTTTGGTCGCCTCTGGGCCGGGCGATCATCGGCGGCATGGTTGTCTCCACCTTCCTCCCCTTAGTATTCGTCCCGGTCCTCTACGTCATCTTCGAGACGCGGTCCGAACGAAGCCGGCTTAGAAAACAAGGGCCGGTCGCCGGCGACTAG
- a CDS encoding efflux RND transporter periplasmic adaptor subunit — MSRVLTLAIIVIVFSPACRPQREKQETRLAQAVAVITVQKTTVRRTIQLLGTLEGERQVMAMSKVAGRVTEIVRPEGSTVSEGEPIAYVVNDIPGMDYKPGPVLAPVSGTVGKVYVEVGQTVAPTMPVAVVSSFSSTIKARALVSDADLRFVRTGATARVSVSAVPDTVFLGRVSRVTPMVDPLSRSATVELSIPNTARRLVPGMTASIRLLAEEKQDVVALPLGALFTDGFSRVVVIKDRVAHFRDIKTGLVGDSLVEVVTGLEPGEKVATTGKERVRDGETVNPVEVGQ, encoded by the coding sequence ATGTCCCGCGTCCTTACGCTTGCAATCATAGTTATCGTCTTTTCGCCTGCCTGCCGTCCGCAGCGCGAGAAACAAGAGACACGCTTGGCCCAGGCAGTGGCAGTCATCACTGTCCAGAAGACCACGGTCCGACGTACCATTCAACTGCTTGGTACGCTTGAAGGAGAGAGACAGGTTATGGCCATGTCCAAAGTTGCCGGCCGGGTAACTGAAATCGTTCGACCCGAAGGCTCTACCGTCAGCGAAGGTGAGCCGATCGCCTATGTGGTCAACGACATCCCCGGCATGGACTACAAACCCGGGCCGGTACTTGCCCCGGTATCGGGGACAGTCGGCAAGGTGTACGTCGAGGTCGGTCAGACCGTCGCTCCAACGATGCCGGTCGCTGTCGTTTCCAGTTTCTCAAGCACAATCAAGGCACGTGCCCTGGTCAGCGACGCTGACCTGCGCTTCGTCCGGACTGGCGCTACTGCCCGGGTTTCGGTATCCGCTGTCCCGGACACAGTTTTTCTCGGCCGGGTCAGCCGGGTAACTCCGATGGTGGACCCGCTTTCTCGCTCCGCGACAGTTGAACTATCCATCCCCAATACTGCTCGGCGACTAGTACCTGGAATGACTGCCAGCATCAGACTCCTTGCCGAAGAAAAGCAGGACGTAGTAGCGCTGCCGCTTGGCGCGCTCTTCACCGACGGATTCAGCCGGGTGGTGGTGATCAAGGACCGGGTCGCACACTTCCGCGATATCAAGACTGGACTCGTCGGCGACTCGCTAGTTGAGGTCGTGACCGGCCTTGAACCAGGCGAAAAAGTCGCTACGACCGGCAAGGAACGGGTACGGGACGGCGAAACCGTGAACCCGGTCGAGGTCGGCCAATGA